One window of Aricia agestis chromosome 20, ilAriAges1.1, whole genome shotgun sequence genomic DNA carries:
- the LOC121737030 gene encoding C-type mannose receptor 2-like, producing the protein MIVFLLLGALCVAADGSQYRFDYSYHEIAEGWFKVHKIPASWDEARVRCDLEGAVLASPINVNVTSALTELMKQAGPDLECGVFTGTNARFSKGDYYSIEGVPLLRMPVEWVPSEPDNYNNEEECIVMVGNGSIADANCSMVMPYVCYKKAGKIVPVNECGTSDNGYKLFPKTGNCYKFHTQARNWSRAFEACSAEGGYLAIPNDRVEAMHLRDLFRDNLNRAAITTKFKNVMFLGFLDINRDGVWTTVHGSRLEDNYAGWKQNQPDGRKDGQVCGAMFQDGELDDFWCRDLAPFACEKTVDSLI; encoded by the exons ATGATCGTGTTCCTACTGCTTGGGGCCTTGTGCGTCGCTGCAG ATGGTAGTCAGTACCGGTTCGACTACAGCTACCACGAAATAGCGGAGGGATGGTTCAAAGTCCACAAGATACCTGCCTCATGGGACGAGGCCAGGGTACGCTGTGATTTAGAAG GAGCTGTTCTCGCTTCACCGATAAACGTGAATGTGACATCAGCACTGACGGAGCTCATGAAGCAGGCAGGCCCGGACCTGGAGTGCGGCGTGTTCACTGGCACCAACGCTCGGTTCTCGAAGGGCGACTACTACTCTATAGAAG GAGTGCCATTGTTGAGAATGCCAGTGGAGTGGGTGCCGTCGGAGCCCGACAACTACAACAACGAGGAGGAGTGTATAGTGATGGTCGGTAACGGTTCCATCGCCGACGCCAACTGCTCGATGGTCATGCCCTACGTCTGCTACAAGAAAGCGGGCAAAATTGTTCCCGTCAACGAATGCGGCACGTCAGATAACG GATATAAATTGTTCCCGAAGACTGGCAACTGCTACAAGTTCCACACCCAAGCCCGAAACTGGTCGAGAGCCTTCGAGGCGTGCTCCGCCGAAGGTGGATACCTGGCCATCCCCAACGACAGGGTCGAGGCCATGCACCTGAGGGACTTATTCAGAGACAACCTCAACCGGGCCGCTATCACCACCAAATTCAAAAACGTCATGTTCCTGGGATTCCTGGACATAAATAGAGACGGAGTTTGGACGACCGTTCACG GATCACGGTTAGAGGACAACTATGCTGGTTGGAAGCAGAACCAGCCGGACGGGCGAAAGGACGGCCAGGTCTGCGGCGCCATGTTCCAGGATGGAGAACTGGACGACTTCTGGTGCAGAGACCTTGCGCCGTTTGCGTGCGAGAAGACCGTAGACAGCTTGATATAG
- the LOC121737031 gene encoding C-type mannose receptor 2-like: MIVLLLWALSVVVDGSQYRFDYSYHEGTGGWFKVHKIPATWNDARVRCDLEGAVLASPINTNVTIAMVGLMNRAGLDLACGVYTGTSAHYSKGDYFSIEGIPLSRMSVGWMATEPDNYKNGESCIVLDPTGSIADVQCSQVLPYVCYKKAGSFVPLNECGTSDNEYKLYKTTGNCYKFHTQARPWAKAFEACSAEGGYLAIPNDKDEAMHLKDLFKQNLDRAAITTKFKSVMFLGFSDIDKDGVWTTVHGTRLEDVYFNWKKGQPEGKRGSSPCGAMYQDGELDDYFCENPAPFVCEKAVDSLL, translated from the exons ATGATCGTGCTACTTCTTTGGGCCCTGAGCGTAGTTGTTG ACGGCAGTCAGTACCGGTTCGACTACAGCTACCACGAAGGAACGGGGGGATGGTTCAAAGTCCACAAGATACCTGCCACGTGGAACGACGCGAGGGTGCGCTGTGACTTAGAAG gcgCCGTGCTCGCTTCGCCTATAAACACGAACGTCACGATAGCGATGGTAGGGTTGATGAACAGAGCGGGACTGGACTTGGCGTGCGGCGTGTACACGGGCACCAGCGCACACTACTCCAAGGGAGACTACTTCTCAATTGAAG GAATCCCGCTATCGCGGATGTCAGTGGGGTGGATGGCTACGGAGCCGGACAACTACAAGAACGGCGAGAGCTGCATAGTTCTGGACCCCACCGGCTCCATCGCCGACGTCCAGTGCTCCCAGGTCCTACCCTACGTCTGCTACAAGAAAGCCGGCAGCTTCGTCCCCCTCAACGAGTGCGGCACATCCGACAACG AGTACAAATTGTACAAGACGACTGGCAATTGCTACAAGTTCCACACTCAGGCTCGCCCCTGGGCCAAAGCCTTCGAGGCGTGCTCCGCTGAGGGTGGATACCTGGCCATCCCCAACGACAAGGACGAGGCCATGCATCTGAAGGACTTATTCAAGCAGAACCTCGACCGAGCCGCCATCACCACCAAATTTAAGAGCGTCATGTTCCTTGGGTTTTCGGACATCGACAAGGATGGGGTGTGGACTACTGTACACG GAACCAGGTTGGAGGACGTGTACTTCAATTGGAAGAAGGGCCAGCCGGAGGGGAAAAGAGGAAGCTCGCCCTGTGGAGCCATGTACCAAGATGGCGAACTGGACGACTACTTCTGTGAGAACCCCGCGCCGTTCGTGTGCGAGAAGGCCGTGGACAGCTTGTTATGA